AGCGACTTGACCTGCTCTGGCAGCTGCGCCGTTGCCAGCAGAGCGCGAGCCTGGCTCAACAGATCTGCGGCCGGAGCGGCTCCGACATCGGCGGGTCCAGCGGCAGCACCGACGATCGCGGGCGCGAAGGAGGCGAGCGCCTCGATGTCGGCCAGGTTGGGCATGGGCTCACCGGGAGCGGGAAGGAACTGAGCGATCAACGCGGCGGGATCGGCCGGTGCTGCAGGCAGATCGGCGGGCGCCATGGGCACCAGAGGCTGTGCGGATGCGCTGGTCGGCACGACGAGTGCGGCGGCTGCTGCAACGGCAAATGCCGTTACTACGCGACGCGTTCCGCGGGTACGAAGCACGGTGATAATCCCCATTCTGATCATGACGCGGGCCCCGGCGACAGCCGGTGCTCGAGGGGTCACTCTATGTAGCGCGATCCCCGATGTACAGCCGTTGACGTCGAACCCTCCCCATCGCAACTGTGCCAGGGCAGTCTATGTGGTCCACGCTGCGAATTCTCCGCAGGGCCAAACAATAGCCTGTTGCTGGAGTTATCAGTGTTAAAGGTGATGCAAATGTTACTCGTCAACCCATGTGGTTAGGGAAGGCCTGTGACGACCTATAAGCTTCGTTATCGATATACAGCACCGATACCGAACGGAACCGCACGCACAGTGAACCGACTCGTTCGGCTGGCCCCCGTTCTGTTGGCGATGTCGGTGATCAGCCGCTTCGTCTGGGCCTTCGTGACACCGAACGGCATGAACCTCGTCGATCTGCACGTCTACGTAGAGGGCTCGGCAGCGCTGCTGGGCGACAACCTGTACGACTACACCTACTCGGTGCAGACCCCGGACTTCCCGCTTCCGTTCACGTACCCACCGTTCGCCGCCCTGGTGTTCTTCCCACTGCATTACCTGCCGTTCACGGTGGTCGGCGTCGTCTGGCAGGCCGCGACCATGGCCGCGTTGTTCGCGGTGGTTCGGCTGGCGCTGTCGATGGTGCTGGGTGACGGGCGTGCCGCACAACCGCGCTGGGTGCGGATCGCGATGCTGTGGACCGCGCTGGGGCTGTGGTCCGAACCCGTACGGACAACTCTCGACTACGGCCAGGTCAACGTTTTCCTGGTGCTGCTGGCACTACTGGCTGTACGCAGCTCGCGGTGGTGGGTCGCAGGCGGACTCGTCGGCTTCGCCGCGGGAATCAAGCTGACCCCGGCGATCACCGGCCTGTACTTCCTGGCCACGCGCAGGTGGAAGGCCGCAGCATTCTCGGCCGTGGCCTTCGCGCTGACGGTCGCGGTCAGTTACGCGGTGCTCGGGCATCAGGCCGCCACCTACTTCACCACGTTGCTCGGCGACGCCGACCGCATCGGGCCCGTCGGTTCGGTCTGGAATCAGTCTCTGCGCGGTGCGCTGAGCCGGATCGTGGGCGAGGACGTGGGCCAGGGACCGCTGTGGATCGCCGCCGCGGTGATCGCCACGGTCCTCGCTGTGTCGGCATGGCGAGCAATCGATCGCCGCGACTACCTCGGAACCCTGGTCATCGTTCAACTCCTCGGCCTGTTGGTGTCGCCCATCTCGTGGTCGCACCACTGGATCTGGGTGATTCCGATGGTGATCTGGCTGGTGCACGGTCCACTGCGCGATATCGCCGGTGCCAAGCTCGTCGCGGGATACTGGCTGGTGACGGTCACGGTGGGGGTGCCGTGGTTGCTGGGCTTCTTCCAGGAATCGATCTGGACCATCCCTCGTCCCGGGTTCGAGGCGTGGGCGGGTGCCGTCGACGTGATCGGATCTGCTCTCTTCCTCGGCTGGGTCGTCTATGCGGGGCGCATCAGTGCACGATCAACTCGTCGATCCGACGCGCCAGATCCACATCCTTCTGCGTGAGACCACCGGCAGAGTGCGTCGAGAGCGTGAACGTGAGCGTCCGCCACCTGATGTCGATATCGGGGTGATGGTCCGCCTCTTCCGCGGCGTCGGCCACGCGGTTCACCGCCTCGATGGCTGCCGGGAACGAGCCCAGTTCGACGGTTCGCGTCAGGGATTTTTCCACCACCGTCCAGTCGGTGAGCTGGGCGTCCTCTATGTCGCGGTCGGTCAGCAGTTCGGTCATAGAAAGATGGTGGCATGTCCGGTACCCCTACCGCTGTGGTTGTCGCTGCCGCGTTGATCGAGAACGGCCGACTCCTGCTCGCGCAACGAACCCGTCCGCCGGAGCTGGCCGGCCGCTGGGAACTGCCGGGCGGCAAGGTGGAGCCGGGGGAGTCCGAGGACGCAGCGCTCGCCCGTGAGCTTCGCGAGGAATTGGGAGTCGAGTGCTCCATCGGTGCCGCGCTGAACGGCGATGTCGATCTCTCCGGCGGACTGGTGCTTCGTACCTACCGCGCGGCGCTCGTCTCGGGAACCCCTGCGGCGCTGGAACATTCGGCTCTGCGGTGGGTGGACGCCGAGACGCTGCCGACGATGGATCTGGTCGATGCCGACCGACTCTGGCTACCCGAGCTACTGGACATCCTGCTCACTTCGCCCGAGCGGTCTTCAGGCCCTTCTTGAGGTCTTTCTTGGTTGCGCCCGCCGATTCGAGCTTCTTCATTCGCATGATGACGACCGGGCATTTGATGCACCGAACCTTCTTGCGGCAGCATTTTTTCTTGGGCTTCATCCCCGAGACATCTGCGGCCTTTATCTTGCCCATGAGCACCAAGACTAATGGGTGGCGCAGGTCACAGACCTGAGGGTGGCGCGGGGCACGGTCGAACTACGGGTAAACTCGATCAGTCGCGAGAACCTCGCGGTGCAGCGCGCTTCTCTAGCGACATAAGCCCGCTAGCGAACAAGAGCCCGCATTCGACTCCAGGAGAATTTTTCGCGTGAGCGCCCCAAGCAGTGCAGACAACATCGACAGCACCACTACTTTTCGCAACGTCGCCATCGTTGCACACGTCGACCATGGCAAGACCACCCTGGTCGACGCCATGCTTCGGCAGTCCGGCGCGTTCGAGGAACGTGCCGAAGCGATCGACCGCGTCATGGACTCGGGTGACCTCGAAAAAGAAAAAGGCATCACGATCCTGGCCAAGAACACGGCCGTTCACAAGCGCAATGCCGACGGCACCATCACCGTCATCAACGTGATCGACACCCCCGGCCACGCCGACTTCGGCGGAGAGGTCGAGCGCGGCCTGTCCATGGTCGACGGCGTCGTCCTTCTCGTCGACGCATCCGAGGGCCCGCTGCCGCAGACCCGTTTCGTGCTGCGCAAGGCGCTCGCCGCGTCGTTGCCGGTGATCCTGGTCGTGAACAAGACCGACCGTCCCGACGCGCGTATCGAAGAGGTCGTCTCGGAGAGCCACGACCTGTTGCTCGATCTGGCGTCCGATCTCGACGACGAAGCGTCCGAGGCAGCCGAGCTCGCACTCGACCTCCCCGTCCTCTACGCCTCCGGTCGTGAGGGCAAGGCCTCGAAGGTCCAGCCCCAGAACGGACACGCTCCCGACGCCGAGAACCTCGACGAGCTGTTCGAGGTTCTGCTCAGCTACGTCCCCGCACCCAAGGGCAACGTCGACGCGCCGCTGCAGGCGCACGTCACCAACCTCGACGCTTCCGCGTTCCTCGGCCGCCTCGCCCTGGTCCGCATCCACAACGGTCAGCTCTCCAAGGGCCAGACCGTGAGCTGGATGCGTGAGGTCGACGGCGAGCCCGTCGTCCAGAAGGCGAAGATCACCGAGCTGCTGAACACGATCGGCGTCGAGCGCGTTCCCGGCGAGAAGGGTGTCGCAGGAGACATCGTCGCCGTCGCGGGCTTCCCGGACATCATGATCGGTGACACGCTCGCCGACCTGGAGAACCCGGTCGCTCTCCCGCGCATCACCGTCGATCAGCCCGCCATCTCGGTCACCATCGGCACCAACACGAGCCCGCTCGTCGGACGCGTCAGCGGCCACAAGCTCACCTCGCGCATGGTCAAGAGCCGCCTCGATCAGGAGCTCATCGGCAACGTCTCGCTCAAGGTCCTCGACATCGGTCGCCCCGATGCCTGGGAGGTTCAGGGTCGTGGCGAGCTCGCTCTCGCCATCCTCGTCGAGCAGATGCGTCGTGAGGGCTTCGAGCTCACTGTCGGCAAGCCCCAGGTGGTCACCCAGCAGGTCGACGGCAAGCTGCACGAGCCCTTCGAGGAGCTGATGGTCGACACACCGGAGGAGTACCTCGGTGCCGTCACTCAGCTGCTCGCCGCACGCAAGGGCAAGATGGTCCAGATGACGAACCACGGCGCAGGCTGGGTTCGTATGGAATTCATCGTTCCCTCGCGTGGCCTGATCGGTTTCCGCACCGAGTTCCTCACGGACACTCGCGGTACCGGCATCGCCAACGCCGTCTTCCACGGCTACGCGCCGTGGGCCGGCGAGATCCGCGCCCGCCACACCGGTTCGCTCGTCTCGGACCGTCACGGAACCGTCACCCCGTTCGCGATGATCCAGCTGGCCGACCGCGGCACGTTCTTCGTCGAGCCGGGCGCAGACACCTACGAGGGCATGGTCGTGGGCATAAACCCGCGTCAGGAAGACCTCGACATCAACGTCACCCGCGAGAAGAAGCTGACCAACATGCGTCAGTCCTCGGCAGACGTCATGGAGACCCTGGCCAAGCCCAAGAAGCTGGACCTGGAAATGGCCATGGAGTTCTGCGCAGGCGACGAGTGCGTCGAGGTGACCCCCGAGGTCGTCCGCGTCCGCAAGGTGCACCTCGATTCCAACGAGCGCGCCCGTGAGCGTTCGCGCAGCAAGACTCGCGACAAGGCTGCTCTGTAAGACTCATCTCGTGCGGGAGAAGCGACGTGTCACTTTCGTGGGGCGTCGCTTCTCCTGTACCGGTAGCCGATCACGAAGGAGATCCTCGTTGCGCAACGTGCTGATGCCGGCGGTTCTGGTTTCTGCCATCGCACTGGTACTCACTGCGTGCACCGCGGATCCGCCACCTCCCATCGAGAGCGTGGAGACGCCGGTCAGCACGACGATGGTTCCGGCCAAGACCGGTGATCCGGTGGTCGTCGCCATCGACGACGTCGGAATCGGATTCAACCCGCACTTGCTGGCAGATCAGTCGCCCGCAACGGCCGCGGTGAGTTCCCTGGTGCTACCCAGCCCGTTTCGGCCGATTCGAAACGCCGACACCGGGGTGACCACCTGGGAACCCGACCTGTCGCTGATGATCTCGGCCGAGGTGACCTCGCAGTCGCCGTTCACCATTCGTTATCAGCTGCGCAACGAGGCGCAGTGGTCCGACAGTGCACCCATCGCCGCCGAGGATTTCCGCTACCTGTGGCAGCAGATGATCACCCAACCCGGTGTGGTCGATTCCGCCGGGTACGCCCTGATCAGCGACGTCGCATCCTCGGGCGGTGGCAAGACGGTCGACGTGACCCTCGAATCGCCGTACCCGGCGTGGCAGCGCTTGTTCACGGACCTGGTGCCCTCACACCTGCTCAAGGACTCGCCCGGTGGTTTCCAAGGTGGTCTCACCGACAACGTGCCGGTCTCCGGATCCCGGTTCAACATCAAGACCGTCGACCAGGGTCGTGACGAGATTCTGCTCGAGCGCAACGACCGCTTCTGGGGCGAGCCCGCGTCGCCCGATCAGATCCTCATCCGCCGCGGCGGTACCCCCGCGCAACTGGCCGATTCTCTGCGGTCTGCCGACGCCCAGATCGCCCAGGTTCGTGGTGACGCGGCCTTGCGAGCCCAGCTCTCGGCAATTCCCGGCGTCCGCACCGACACGATCCGGCAATCCCGGGTGCTGTCGATGACGGTAAACGGGCGCGCGGCCAATATGTCGGATTCCATTGTGCGCCAGGGTATTTTCGGCTTGCTCGATCCCAATCTGCTCGCCACCGTCGGGGCGGGCGGTGGCGCGACGGATCGTCGAGCTGCAGCGCAGCTCCTCTCTCCCTCCGACCCCGGATACACCGCGACGTCGCCCGCTCCCATCGGCAGAACCGCGGCCCTCGACCTACTGCGACGCGCGGGCTTCGTTCCGACGCCCGACGCGGTGGTGACATCGACACCGAATGCGACCGCACCGACCACTGCAACCGCGCCGACGTCGACCGCCCCGGCAACCGGTACCCAGACCGCCGACCCGGCGACCACGAGTGCTCCGGTTCCGGGGGTGCCCCGTCTTGCCGACGCGACCGGTACCGCGTTGCGGTTCGTGATCGGTGCCGTCGAGAACGACGACATCGCGCTCGCTGTCGCGGGGACGGCTGCGGACGAGCTCGTCAGCGCAGGGATCGATGCGACCGTCACCCCACTGCCCGCCGACGAGTTGTATTCGACGGCGTTGACCGA
The nucleotide sequence above comes from Rhodococcoides fascians A25f. Encoded proteins:
- a CDS encoding mannosyltransferase, producing the protein MNRLVRLAPVLLAMSVISRFVWAFVTPNGMNLVDLHVYVEGSAALLGDNLYDYTYSVQTPDFPLPFTYPPFAALVFFPLHYLPFTVVGVVWQAATMAALFAVVRLALSMVLGDGRAAQPRWVRIAMLWTALGLWSEPVRTTLDYGQVNVFLVLLALLAVRSSRWWVAGGLVGFAAGIKLTPAITGLYFLATRRWKAAAFSAVAFALTVAVSYAVLGHQAATYFTTLLGDADRIGPVGSVWNQSLRGALSRIVGEDVGQGPLWIAAAVIATVLAVSAWRAIDRRDYLGTLVIVQLLGLLVSPISWSHHWIWVIPMVIWLVHGPLRDIAGAKLVAGYWLVTVTVGVPWLLGFFQESIWTIPRPGFEAWAGAVDVIGSALFLGWVVYAGRISARSTRRSDAPDPHPSA
- a CDS encoding 4a-hydroxytetrahydrobiopterin dehydratase, whose product is MTELLTDRDIEDAQLTDWTVVEKSLTRTVELGSFPAAIEAVNRVADAAEEADHHPDIDIRWRTLTFTLSTHSAGGLTQKDVDLARRIDELIVH
- a CDS encoding (deoxy)nucleoside triphosphate pyrophosphohydrolase; translation: MSGTPTAVVVAAALIENGRLLLAQRTRPPELAGRWELPGGKVEPGESEDAALARELREELGVECSIGAALNGDVDLSGGLVLRTYRAALVSGTPAALEHSALRWVDAETLPTMDLVDADRLWLPELLDILLTSPERSSGPS
- the typA gene encoding translational GTPase TypA encodes the protein MSAPSSADNIDSTTTFRNVAIVAHVDHGKTTLVDAMLRQSGAFEERAEAIDRVMDSGDLEKEKGITILAKNTAVHKRNADGTITVINVIDTPGHADFGGEVERGLSMVDGVVLLVDASEGPLPQTRFVLRKALAASLPVILVVNKTDRPDARIEEVVSESHDLLLDLASDLDDEASEAAELALDLPVLYASGREGKASKVQPQNGHAPDAENLDELFEVLLSYVPAPKGNVDAPLQAHVTNLDASAFLGRLALVRIHNGQLSKGQTVSWMREVDGEPVVQKAKITELLNTIGVERVPGEKGVAGDIVAVAGFPDIMIGDTLADLENPVALPRITVDQPAISVTIGTNTSPLVGRVSGHKLTSRMVKSRLDQELIGNVSLKVLDIGRPDAWEVQGRGELALAILVEQMRREGFELTVGKPQVVTQQVDGKLHEPFEELMVDTPEEYLGAVTQLLAARKGKMVQMTNHGAGWVRMEFIVPSRGLIGFRTEFLTDTRGTGIANAVFHGYAPWAGEIRARHTGSLVSDRHGTVTPFAMIQLADRGTFFVEPGADTYEGMVVGINPRQEDLDINVTREKKLTNMRQSSADVMETLAKPKKLDLEMAMEFCAGDECVEVTPEVVRVRKVHLDSNERARERSRSKTRDKAAL
- a CDS encoding ABC transporter family substrate-binding protein translates to MPAVLVSAIALVLTACTADPPPPIESVETPVSTTMVPAKTGDPVVVAIDDVGIGFNPHLLADQSPATAAVSSLVLPSPFRPIRNADTGVTTWEPDLSLMISAEVTSQSPFTIRYQLRNEAQWSDSAPIAAEDFRYLWQQMITQPGVVDSAGYALISDVASSGGGKTVDVTLESPYPAWQRLFTDLVPSHLLKDSPGGFQGGLTDNVPVSGSRFNIKTVDQGRDEILLERNDRFWGEPASPDQILIRRGGTPAQLADSLRSADAQIAQVRGDAALRAQLSAIPGVRTDTIRQSRVLSMTVNGRAANMSDSIVRQGIFGLLDPNLLATVGAGGGATDRRAAAQLLSPSDPGYTATSPAPIGRTAALDLLRRAGFVPTPDAVVTSTPNATAPTTATAPTSTAPATGTQTADPATTSAPVPGVPRLADATGTALRFVIGAVENDDIALAVAGTAADELVSAGIDATVTPLPADELYSTALTEGTVDAVVGWNSAGVDPATALASRFGCVQEPAAGSGDRAPAPRNLSGLCVPELGPTIDRALVNGLDPSVATNDVEPKLWSLASTLPIMQDSSVVAAVPGITGVSLTGPIEVGIFADAAQWIRTPS